One segment of Nostoc flagelliforme CCNUN1 DNA contains the following:
- a CDS encoding ATP-grasp domain-containing protein, translating to MRKHIFVVFQNLGTLVLLAIAFPLNCIVVLTSLLWSFIKQPFNKSIVVNPNSKNILIAGARMTKTLQLARSFHAAGHRVIIIDIEKYWLSGNKYSNSVAGFYTVPDPSKDLEGYVETLHAIANTEKIDFFIPVAIFSVIHYDQGKPPLPDCVEFFHFDADVTKILDDKFAFAETARSFGLSVPKSFKITDPEQVLNFDFSQEKRKYILKSIPYDQVRRLNLTKLPCDTKSETAAFVKSLPISEENPWIMQEFIPGKEYCTHTTARDGESRMYCCCESSAFQVNYENVDQREIMQWASHFTKELGKTGQLSFDFIQAEDGTVYAIECNPRTHSAITMFYNHPGVADAYLGKEPLAESLQPLPDSKPTYWLYHEVWRLNEIRSFKQLQTWVRNIRRGKEAIFEVSDPLPFLMVHHWQIPLLILDNLRRLKGWIRIDFNMGELIE from the coding sequence ATGAGAAAGCATATTTTTGTAGTGTTCCAAAACTTGGGCACTCTTGTATTACTAGCGATCGCATTTCCCTTAAACTGTATCGTCGTCTTAACATCGCTACTGTGGAGCTTTATTAAACAACCATTCAATAAGTCAATTGTTGTCAACCCCAATTCTAAAAATATCTTGATTGCTGGCGCTAGAATGACTAAAACTCTTCAGCTAGCGCGTTCATTTCATGCTGCTGGACATCGGGTTATTATAATTGACATTGAGAAATACTGGTTAAGTGGGAATAAGTATTCCAACTCAGTTGCAGGCTTTTATACTGTTCCCGATCCCAGCAAAGACTTAGAAGGCTATGTTGAAACCCTACACGCGATCGCCAATACAGAAAAGATCGACTTTTTTATCCCGGTAGCGATTTTTTCCGTTATTCACTACGATCAAGGCAAGCCACCGTTACCAGACTGTGTAGAGTTTTTCCACTTCGATGCTGATGTCACCAAGATTCTGGATGATAAGTTTGCTTTTGCCGAAACAGCGCGATCGTTCGGTTTATCTGTCCCCAAATCCTTCAAAATTACCGATCCCGAACAAGTCCTCAACTTCGACTTTTCTCAGGAGAAACGCAAATACATTCTTAAAAGTATCCCCTACGATCAAGTGCGTCGCTTGAATCTCACCAAGCTACCTTGCGATACAAAATCAGAAACAGCAGCATTTGTCAAAAGTCTGCCCATTAGTGAGGAGAACCCCTGGATTATGCAAGAATTCATCCCTGGAAAGGAATACTGCACTCACACTACCGCGCGAGATGGAGAGTCAAGAATGTACTGCTGCTGTGAGTCATCCGCCTTTCAAGTCAACTACGAAAACGTTGATCAGCGAGAAATTATGCAATGGGCGAGTCATTTTACCAAAGAACTGGGAAAAACCGGGCAACTTTCCTTTGACTTCATCCAAGCAGAAGACGGAACTGTTTACGCAATTGAGTGTAACCCCCGTACTCACTCCGCCATTACTATGTTTTACAATCATCCAGGAGTAGCGGATGCCTATCTAGGTAAAGAGCCTCTGGCTGAATCTTTGCAGCCTCTTCCTGATAGTAAGCCAACCTATTGGCTGTACCACGAAGTTTGGCGGCTCAATGAGATTAGATCGTTTAAGCAACTGCAAACCTGGGTAAGAAACATCAGGCGGGGGAAAGAAGCAATTTTTGAGGTGAGTGATCCTTTACCCTTCCTGATGGTACATCACTGGCAGATTCCCTTACTCATTCTCGACAACTTACGAAGACTCAAAGGTTGGATAAGAATAGATTTTAATATGGGCGAGCTTATAGAATGA
- a CDS encoding ATP-grasp domain-containing protein encodes MREQIFAIFQNLGTLALLAIAFPFNCTVVLASLLWNFFSRSDANLVVLNENPKNILIGGGRMTKTLQLARSFHAAGHRVILFDLDKYWFSGYRFSNSVAAFYTVPDSQEDLEGYTQAVRAIAKKENIDFFVPVGIFAASYFDSERKPVLSGYCENFHFDADTMKMLDNKFTFAEIARSLSLSVPKTFLITDSEQVLKFDFANEKRKYILKSIVYDSVLRLDLTKLPMESYEKMALHVKSKPISKDNPWILQEFIPGTEYCTHDTVRNGALTVHCCCKSSAFQVNYENFEHPEIKEWVSHFVKELQLTGQLCFDFIQAEDGTIYAIECNARAHSAITMYYNHPGLADAYLNKEPPAEPLQPLSDSKPTYWLYHELWRLNEIRSLKQLQKWFKNIWRGKDAIFEVNDPLPFLMVHHWHIPLLLLDSLRSLRTWVRIDFNIGKLIQFGEDIKYGNTSATPKL; translated from the coding sequence ATGAGGGAGCAGATTTTTGCCATATTCCAAAACTTGGGCACTCTTGCATTACTAGCGATCGCATTTCCCTTTAACTGTACCGTCGTACTTGCATCGCTGCTGTGGAATTTTTTCAGCAGATCGGATGCTAATCTTGTGGTATTGAACGAGAATCCTAAAAATATCTTGATCGGTGGTGGTAGAATGACCAAAACCCTTCAGCTAGCACGATCATTTCACGCTGCTGGGCATCGAGTCATTTTATTCGATCTCGACAAATACTGGTTCAGTGGTTATCGATTTTCTAACTCTGTGGCTGCCTTTTACACAGTTCCTGACTCGCAAGAAGACTTAGAAGGTTATACTCAAGCCGTGCGTGCGATCGCCAAAAAAGAAAACATAGATTTTTTTGTCCCGGTAGGTATTTTTGCTGCCAGCTACTTTGACTCTGAGCGCAAACCAGTGTTATCAGGCTATTGCGAGAATTTCCACTTCGATGCTGATACCATGAAGATGCTGGATAACAAGTTTACTTTTGCAGAAATTGCCCGCTCACTGTCGTTATCTGTCCCGAAAACCTTCCTAATTACAGATTCCGAACAAGTTCTTAAATTCGACTTTGCCAACGAAAAGCGCAAGTATATTCTCAAAAGTATTGTCTATGACTCTGTTTTACGCTTGGATTTAACCAAGCTACCAATGGAGTCTTACGAAAAAATGGCACTTCATGTTAAAAGTAAGCCAATTAGTAAAGATAACCCTTGGATATTGCAAGAGTTTATTCCCGGTACAGAATACTGTACTCACGATACAGTGAGAAATGGTGCATTAACGGTACATTGCTGCTGTAAATCATCTGCTTTTCAAGTCAATTACGAAAACTTTGAACACCCAGAAATTAAAGAGTGGGTGAGTCATTTTGTCAAAGAACTACAACTGACTGGACAACTTTGTTTTGACTTCATTCAGGCAGAAGATGGGACGATTTATGCGATCGAGTGCAACGCTCGCGCTCACTCTGCAATTACAATGTATTACAACCATCCTGGTTTAGCGGATGCCTATCTTAATAAAGAGCCTCCGGCTGAACCTCTGCAACCCCTAAGTGATAGTAAGCCTACTTATTGGCTTTATCACGAACTTTGGAGACTTAATGAAATTAGATCGCTAAAGCAGTTACAAAAGTGGTTTAAAAATATTTGGCGAGGAAAGGATGCAATCTTTGAAGTTAACGATCCACTACCGTTTTTAATGGTGCATCACTGGCACATTCCTTTGCTATTACTCGATAGTTTGCGCTCCTTACGAACTTGGGTGAGGATTGATTTCAACATCGGCAAACTCATACAGTTTGGAGAAGACATAAAATATGGCAATACTTCTGCAACCCCTAAGTTATAG
- a CDS encoding D-alanine--D-alanine ligase family protein — MPVLRILHLVGSAYNDFYCQLSRNYAQSCLVATANPSLYDFLIAYITLDGQWRFPSSLSPEDIAVAKPMSLSEAIHFITAQNIDLMLPQMFCLPGMTDYRALFDLLKIPYIGNTPDVMAITAHKARTKAIVAAAGVKVPSGELLRQGDVPTITPPVVIKPANADNSLGVSLVKEKSEYDAALKKAFEFADEVIVETFIEAGREVRCGAIVKDGELIGLPLEEYQIDPQTRPIRSYTDKFKIPIEGDLASTAKNYVPGWIVDINDPITQKVQQEVKKCHLALGCRHYSLFDFRIDPQGQPWFLEAGLFCIFDHNAVIACTANAAGIPLNELFMTAINEALSIT, encoded by the coding sequence ATGCCAGTACTTCGCATCCTTCATTTAGTTGGATCTGCATACAATGATTTTTACTGTCAGTTGTCACGCAATTACGCCCAAAGCTGTCTGGTAGCTACGGCAAATCCATCGCTCTATGACTTTCTGATTGCATACATCACACTTGATGGCCAGTGGCGATTTCCTTCCTCTCTCAGTCCAGAAGATATTGCTGTCGCTAAACCGATGTCTCTATCAGAGGCCATACATTTTATAACAGCGCAAAACATTGACCTGATGTTGCCACAAATGTTTTGTCTCCCTGGAATGACTGACTACCGGGCACTATTCGACTTGCTTAAGATCCCTTATATAGGCAATACTCCGGATGTCATGGCAATCACGGCCCACAAAGCCAGAACCAAAGCAATTGTCGCAGCAGCAGGGGTGAAAGTGCCTTCTGGAGAATTGCTCCGCCAAGGAGACGTTCCGACAATTACACCTCCAGTAGTCATCAAACCCGCAAATGCCGACAACTCTTTAGGGGTGTCCTTAGTCAAAGAAAAGAGTGAGTATGACGCTGCCTTGAAGAAAGCATTTGAATTTGCAGATGAAGTGATTGTAGAAACATTCATTGAAGCCGGTCGAGAAGTCAGATGCGGCGCTATTGTTAAAGATGGGGAGCTAATCGGTTTACCCCTTGAAGAGTATCAGATAGACCCGCAAACCAGACCCATCCGCAGCTATACTGACAAATTCAAAATACCAATTGAGGGCGATTTGGCTTCAACGGCTAAAAATTATGTCCCAGGTTGGATTGTAGATATTAATGACCCGATCACCCAAAAGGTTCAGCAAGAAGTTAAGAAGTGTCATTTGGCTTTGGGCTGTCGCCATTATAGTTTATTTGACTTCCGGATCGACCCACAGGGACAACCTTGGTTTTTAGAAGCTGGGTTGTTTTGTATTTTTGACCACAACGCGGTAATTGCCTGTACGGCGAACGCAGCCGGAATTCCTTTAAATGAGTTATTTATGACGGCGATCAATGAAGCGTTGAGCATAACCTAA
- a CDS encoding GAF domain-containing protein produces the protein MSVYQGSCGETTDLMNGVHNQENLELQANSAPVGALATRQGTFSTFLAPLTQDTFKQVVQDVEQKLQIVHQTLSMLDSQGFETLLQEMLHSITLKTGELLGADRTTIFLLDEEKQELWSILAEGEGDRSLEIRIPANKGIAGEVATFKRVINIPFDFYNDPRSHFAQEQEKTTGYRTYTMLALPLLNEHGQLVAVVQLLNKLKYGNNPDVPLAERIDTKGFICGDEQLFQEFAPSIRLILESSRSFYVATQKQRAVAALMKAIKSLSQSSLDLEDTLKRVMDEAKELMNADRSTLWLIDRDRHELWTKITQDDGSTKELRVPVGKGFAGIVAASGKKLNIAFDLYHHPDSDTAKQLDQQNGYRTCSLLCMPVFNADQQLIGVTQLVNKKKTGDFPPYNPADWPKAPDCFQASFDRNDEEFMEAFNIQAGVALQNAQLFATVKQQEQMQRDILRSLSNGVVSTDKAGLIIAANESAKRLLGLEPEERLEGKLVTDAIGIKEGDFSKWYQDALHAADLKGRQQYYPDRTLLSTGTEQHSINLSINTIADASDQEQVRGALVVMEDISDEKRLKSTMYRYMTQELAEELLKLDDAKLGGDRKEVSILFSDIRGYTTLTENLEAEEVVSMLNEYFESMVEAVFKHKGTLDKYIGDAIMAVFGSPLPLEEHAWMAVQTSLEMRDRLHEFNQRRYADDKPKIKIGIGINSDTVISGNIGSSKRMEFTAIGDGVNLGSRLESVSKQYGCDIIISHNTFKPCQDHIWARELDYIRVKGRNEPVAIYELLGLRSNPIESQKLQVIEHYHKGREYYLKRQFSFARAEFAKVLAADSHDKAAMLHLLRCQHWLQSPPTESDWDEGVWTFQEK, from the coding sequence ATGTCAGTGTATCAAGGAAGTTGTGGGGAGACCACCGATTTGATGAATGGTGTTCACAACCAAGAAAACCTCGAATTACAAGCAAATTCTGCTCCTGTGGGTGCTCTTGCCACAAGACAAGGAACTTTTTCTACGTTTCTTGCTCCTTTGACACAAGATACTTTTAAACAAGTCGTTCAGGATGTCGAGCAAAAATTACAGATTGTCCATCAAACCCTGTCAATGCTGGATTCTCAGGGATTTGAAACTCTTCTGCAAGAAATGTTGCATTCGATTACCTTGAAAACCGGGGAATTACTGGGGGCAGACCGGACGACAATATTTTTATTGGATGAAGAAAAACAAGAACTCTGGTCGATTCTGGCTGAGGGAGAGGGCGATCGCTCTTTAGAAATTCGCATCCCCGCCAATAAAGGCATTGCTGGGGAAGTCGCCACCTTCAAGCGAGTTATTAATATTCCCTTTGATTTTTATAACGATCCGCGATCGCATTTTGCCCAAGAACAAGAAAAAACAACTGGCTACCGCACCTACACCATGCTGGCTTTGCCATTATTGAATGAACATGGACAGTTAGTTGCGGTAGTGCAATTACTGAATAAATTAAAATATGGGAATAATCCCGATGTTCCACTTGCAGAGCGCATTGATACCAAAGGTTTTATCTGTGGTGACGAACAATTATTTCAAGAATTTGCCCCTTCGATTCGCCTGATTTTAGAATCCTCGCGCTCTTTTTATGTCGCCACTCAAAAACAAAGAGCAGTGGCGGCGCTGATGAAGGCGATCAAGTCCCTATCTCAAAGCAGTCTCGACTTAGAAGATACCCTGAAACGGGTGATGGATGAAGCCAAAGAACTGATGAATGCCGATCGCAGTACACTATGGTTAATAGACCGCGATCGGCATGAATTATGGACGAAAATCACCCAAGATGATGGTTCAACTAAGGAGTTACGAGTCCCCGTAGGTAAAGGCTTTGCTGGTATAGTAGCGGCTTCTGGCAAGAAATTAAATATTGCCTTTGATTTGTACCACCATCCTGATTCTGATACTGCCAAACAACTCGATCAGCAAAATGGCTATCGCACCTGTAGCTTGCTTTGTATGCCAGTATTTAACGCCGATCAACAACTGATTGGCGTTACCCAATTAGTAAATAAAAAGAAAACAGGTGATTTTCCACCTTATAATCCAGCTGATTGGCCCAAAGCTCCCGACTGCTTCCAAGCTAGCTTTGACCGCAACGATGAAGAGTTCATGGAAGCTTTTAATATTCAAGCGGGAGTAGCGCTACAAAATGCTCAGTTGTTTGCCACAGTTAAGCAACAAGAACAAATGCAACGGGACATTCTGCGTAGTCTTTCCAATGGAGTAGTTTCCACTGATAAAGCCGGGTTAATTATCGCCGCAAATGAAAGTGCCAAACGTTTGTTAGGACTGGAGCCAGAAGAACGTTTAGAAGGCAAATTAGTTACTGATGCGATCGGCATCAAAGAAGGTGACTTTAGCAAGTGGTATCAGGATGCTTTACATGCAGCCGACTTAAAAGGCCGCCAGCAATATTACCCCGATCGCACACTCCTAAGCACTGGTACAGAACAGCACAGTATCAATTTATCCATTAACACAATAGCTGATGCTAGCGACCAAGAGCAAGTCCGTGGGGCGCTGGTGGTGATGGAAGATATCAGTGATGAAAAGCGGCTCAAGAGTACGATGTACCGCTACATGACCCAAGAATTAGCCGAAGAATTGCTGAAATTGGATGACGCTAAACTAGGAGGCGATCGTAAAGAAGTTTCAATTTTATTTTCCGATATTCGCGGCTACACCACTTTAACGGAAAACTTAGAAGCAGAAGAAGTGGTGAGTATGCTCAATGAATATTTTGAATCAATGGTGGAGGCAGTCTTTAAACATAAAGGCACTCTTGATAAATACATCGGCGATGCCATCATGGCTGTGTTTGGTTCTCCTCTACCATTGGAAGAACACGCTTGGATGGCAGTGCAAACATCTTTAGAAATGCGCGATCGTCTGCACGAATTTAATCAACGTCGCTATGCAGATGATAAGCCCAAAATTAAAATCGGCATTGGCATCAATTCTGATACCGTAATTAGTGGGAATATCGGCTCTAGTAAGCGGATGGAATTTACCGCCATTGGCGATGGCGTTAATCTTGGCTCTCGATTAGAAAGTGTCAGTAAACAATATGGCTGCGACATTATTATTAGCCATAACACTTTTAAACCATGCCAAGATCATATTTGGGCTAGAGAACTAGATTACATTCGTGTCAAGGGTAGAAACGAGCCAGTAGCCATATACGAATTACTGGGTTTGCGTTCCAACCCCATTGAAAGCCAAAAATTGCAAGTGATTGAGCATTATCATAAAGGACGCGAATATTACCTCAAGCGGCAGTTTTCCTTTGCTAGAGCCGAGTTTGCCAAAGTTTTGGCAGCAGATAGCCATGATAAAGCTGCTATGTTGCATCTGTTGCGTTGTCAGCATTGGTTACAGTCACCCCCAACAGAATCAGATTGGGATGAAGGAGTCTGGACGTTTCAGGAAAAATAA